The sequence CATCATGTCCATGCCGTGCCGGTTCGTGCCAGCCCCTCTTTTAGGCCGCTGCCGACCGACAGCCCAGCAGTCACCCATCGGTCAGGCTCCATCGGGCCGGTGGGGACGGTTTCCGAAAACCGACTTTTTGCGGGACGTTCCTTATTGTACTCCCCGATCGGGATGTTGAAGAAGGGACTGACAGCCATCCAGAACTTGTTGTCCGGCTGATTCACGACCCAGAATGACGCCACGGCGACTGGGTCCGCGAGCCCCGTGGCCGCTGCGCCACCCGCTCCGGCATCCACTTGTTGGTCTTGGCCGACGACCAGGAGCTGGGGATCAAAGACGAGCGAACCGACTTGTGTCCAGTAGACCGGCCTCAGAATGAACACGTCCGCGCTGACGCCGACATTGTCTGATACCTTGTCGCCGTCAGCATAGAACTTGTTGCCGGAGATGTGCTTCCAGTACGTGATCATCGCCGCCGTCCCAGCAGGGGCTGGGATGTAATCCCTGGCGTTGTTGCCCGCCCCAGAAGGCGGGCCAGCTTGGGTAATGGCCGGCATGCCAATGGTAATGACGCTCGCGATAAGAAAAAACTTCTTCATGGTAACTATCCTCCTTCGCTTGTGAGGAGCTCACGACCTTTAACCGAAGTGAATCACCGGTTTTATCACATTGTCTTCCTTCGTCGTCATCAACCGGAGCCCCTTCTCTGCATCGGCGAACTTGAAATGGTGCGAGCTCAGCTTGGTGGGATCGACGCGGCCTGCCTGTATGAGGCTCATGAGTCTCGCCATCCGTTCGCTTCCCGCAGGGCACAGGAGCGTCCGGATGGTCTTCTCGGCCATGCCAAGACCCCAATCCAAGCGGGGGATGTTGATGTAGTCTCCGTGCCCGTGGTAGCCGATGTTGGAGATGGTTCCACCGGGGCGGGTCACCTTGATGCAGTTCTCAAAGGTTGTCTGAGAGCCGAGGGCCTCCATGGCCGAGTCCACGCCAACTCCGCCGGTCTGCCTCATGATTTCGGCGACGGGATCCAACTCCTTGAAGTTGACCGTGACGTCGGCCCCATACTCCTTGGCGAGTTGGAAGCGGTGAGGCACGCAGTCCACCGCAAAGA comes from candidate division KSB1 bacterium and encodes:
- a CDS encoding transporter; its protein translation is MKKFFLIASVITIGMPAITQAGPPSGAGNNARDYIPAPAGTAAMITYWKHISGNKFYADGDKVSDNVGVSADVFILRPVYWTQVGSLVFDPQLLVVGQDQQVDAGAGGAAATGLADPVAVASFWVVNQPDNKFWMAVSPFFNIPIGEYNKERPAKSRFSETVPTGPMEPDRWVTAGLSVGSGLKEGLARTGTAWT